CCGCAATGGTCCAGGTGGAAGTGGCTGGGGTGATGCACAGCAGTGCGCGGGTCAGTCCAGGCTGCCCTGGGCACCCGACATCAAGCAGAGCGTGGGGACGGCCGTCAGGAAGGTGCAGCTTGGCCCACCCACGGCGCAGGGGGCAGAACCAGCAAGATAGGGGCAGCAAGAAACCAGGCCAGAGGCCCGTGGGTTGTTGGGGAGCAGCTGAGCGGCCAAGAGCCCCAACAGGCCggacgaagaagaagaaagaaggaaggaggaaggaggtgcGGAGTGGGGGTCCGGGCGACAAGCAGAGGGGGTCGGGTGCGGGCCCCACCTGATGATCACGCAGTCCAGGAAGTCGGTGAGGCGGCCGTTGCGGGTGATGTAGGAGAAGTCGGGGAAGCGGCGCTGGGTGGCAGAAGCAAGAAAGGGACCGTCcacgcccgcgcccgcgccccctGCGCCCCCTGGCAGGCCGCCCGCGCGGGGACTCACGTCGTCGTTGAAGCCCATGTGCATGCCGCAGTCGAGCATGACGTTCTTGCCGCCCAGGGACACCAGGATGCAGCTGCGGCCCACGTCCTGCCCGGCGCCTGCCAGCGGGGCGGAGGCTGAGGGTCCAACCCGGCTGCAGCACAGCGGggcccgccccgcgccccgcgcgcCCGCCCGCTCGCTCACCCAGCGGCGTCACCCTGATCTCGGGCATCCCCAGGCCGCTCGCCGCCCGCGCAGGTGGTTCCCTCCGTGCAGCCCGAAACTCGGCGTGAGCTCGCGACTCCCACCGCGCAGGCGCAGGCGCAGGCGCAGAGCGCGCTTCCGGGAACACTTCCGGCGCGCCTCTCCGGAAGTGCCTCTGATTGGGCCGCCCGCGGCCAATCGCGAGCCGGGGGCGGGGCCTGCCGGCACCCGGGGCTGAGCTGGACCAGCGGAGCCCCGCAGGTGAGCCTGGGGGCGCGCAGGTGAGTCGGGGCCGCGCGCGGGTGAGCCGGGCCCCGCGGAGAGGCCAGCCCGAGCCTGCGGGCGGCGATGAGGGGGGCCGGGCGCTCAGGGGGCGCCCTTGGGTCCCTTACATCCCTTTCCGCATCCTTGGTGCCCAGTCCCGGGTCCTCGGGCCGTGCCCCCCGGAGCCCCCTGTTGGGTCGGGCTCCCGGACCCCTTGCTGGACTTGCAAGGGTTCCCTGGAAGGGCTTGCGGGTTTGGGGGGACACCCCTTGCCCTGAGGGCCCTCGGCCTCCTGCCATCTGCCGGCGCCGGGGGGCTCAGGCCCGGAGCCGGGCCCTCCAGCTTGACCTTAGGAAGGGCGTGGGCTCCCCTGGGCAGCCTGGCCGCAAGTTGGCATCAGTCTCCTGGGGTGCTGGCAGCCGCCCAAGCCCGGCTGCACGCACTCACTGTCCTGCCTTTATTCTCGAGCTCTGAAGGGCTACTGGCAGCTGCTAGCAGCTGTTGGCTCGGGGCCTGGGCAGGAAGACCAGGCAGGATGTCTGGTGGCCGGAAAGGTGGCCCTGGGGGACTCAGGCCGTCCGCTTGCCTGCCTGGGACAGGGTTGGGGAGTGTGGACATTTCTAGAAGAAAGCTGCCCTCTGGGCCTCCGCACGGCTGCTCCGGACCAAGGCCGGTGCTAGATAAGGCTGGAGCTGCACCCAGGGCAGGCATGCAGTGCCCATCAGGTTCAGCAGGTTAGGGTGTGCCATCCAGATTGCCACCCAGAAGAAAAACCAGGTTAGGAGCTGAGTGATAGGTCCACAATGCAGGCGAGGCACCTCTCAGGCCACCAGAAGATGTGCCCGTGACCTCCCTCCTGCCAGGTGGTGACCTTGTGCCTCACGGCCAGAGGCTGGCACAGCTGCAGAGACCCTGCGAGCCTGGTCAGCTCAGTCAAGGGTCTGGAGGTTGAAGGAATCCCAAAAACGCCCTCAGTTGTCTCGGGGAGCTCCTCAGGCAGCAGTGAGAGACCCTAGCAGTATAGGGACCAGCAGGATTCACTGTGGCACAGAACCCAGCACGTGACACCAGACCCCACTACTGCAGGCTGCTGGGTGCCGGCCTGTGTGTGCTGTGCACAGAATGGACGGCTCCAAAGAGGACTTTAACCTGCAGCTCATCCTGCTCACCTTCAAGCAGTGTCTCAACGAGGAAGAGGAAGTGCTACTGGACCCCTACCTGGAAGGCTGGCGGGGCCTGGTCAGGTGAGTGGGGGTCCTGCTCCAAGGAAGGGCCCTTCCGGGGACCTTACCACCATCCCCGGACTTTTCTGGACACTGCCAGCCCCTGCCTGGCCAGGCTGTGCTGTGAGGCGTGCAGGGTGAGGGAACAGGGCTGGGGCAGCCAGAGGCTCAGTGCCCGACCCCACCCATTCCCTCCAGGTTTCTCAACAGCCTGGGCGCTGTCTTCACCTTCATCTCCAAGGACTTGGTGGCAAAGCTGCAGATCATGGATCAGCTGCGGGCCAGCCCTCAGCATGATCAGTACCGAAGCCTGCAGTCCATGGTGGCCTACGAGCTGAGCCACCAGCTGGTGGACCTGACGGGGACCTCGCGCCACCCCAGTTCCGGCTGCCGCACAGTGCTTCGCCTGCACCGCGCCCTGTGCTGGCTACACCTCTTCCTGGATAAGCTGCGCACCAGCGCCCCAGAGGCCAGTACGGCCGTGCTCTGCACAGATTCCTACAATGCCACACTGGCCGCCCACCACTCCTGGGTCATCCGCCGTGCCGTCACCCTGGCCTTCTGCGTGCTGCCCAGCCGCACGGCCTTCCTGGAGGCCATGAACGTGGGCCCACCCGAGCAGGCTGTGGAGATGCTGGGCGAGGTCCTACCGGTCATTGATCGCGTCTTCTGTGTTACTCAGAAGCTTTATGAAGACAACGCACTGCTAAACCTGCCCTAGGCCAACCGGGCTGGCAGTGGGGGCAGCAGTGTCCAGTGGGTGCCCCCAAGAACTGGGCATGTTGGGAGTCTGCACTCAAAGATGCTGCTGCCCGCAACCTGGCAGTTGTAGGTCATGACATCGAGGGCAGGTGCTGCCTGCCGGCTCAGGCTTCTCTGTCCTTCACGCTCGCACTTTGGCGTCCGTCTCAGGCCAGCCTTGCCCGAGTGTGACATGGGGCAGGCATCACTGTGCAGAAGCTGCCAGGAACCCCGGTTGTGATCACACGCAGGACGCAGATGTAAATGCCTGCTGGCCCCCATGGCTGCACGCCCCTCTCTGCACTCCCCAGGACACCCACCGGCTCTCATGGGACGCAATGGCCACCGTGGTCCCTCCTACCTCTCGCAGAGTAGCCAGTGCTGTCCTGAGCACTAAGGGCAGAGCAGCTGGAGCCAAGCCTGTTTCACTGCTCAGTCCCACAGCTGCCCACAGGGATCCTGGTGGCTGCCTTGCTGCCCCAGCCGCCTAGCTGCTGCTCACTCCTGCCCTGCCCCCTGGGCCCCACCCTGTGTGCCACAGACACCAGGGGACCTAGGCACGCCCTAGGGTGGGGTGAACTCCTGGGGCCCCTGGGAAAGGATCTGCGTGTGTTTTTCCATCACAAATAAATGTGGTGTGTGTACAGCACCTGCTGCATTCCAGGTGGGGGTGTGCTTCTCTCAGGGTCCCCACGGGCACACATGCCCACTACTGCGCTGGTACTAATTGGCAGCCTGCACTGTCCTGGCCAGCCTTAAGGTAGGGCAGGGGCCCTCCAAGCTGCCACCAAACGTGAAGGGACAGCAGGGACGAGGCCCAAATGTCACTCAAAGGCTGTCCAGAGTCAGGCCAATATGAGCCAGGAAGGAGCCACAGTTCTGCCAAAGAGTGGAGACTGGGCACGCAAGTGTCAGATATGTGAGATTTGTGTACTGCCCCAGTGCAACACATGTGCTGCCTGCTATGTGTGTAGCATGCCAGTGTCGTGTTATGTACAGCATGTAGCATATGGTGTGTAGTGTGGGGTGTTGCGTGTGTATGCTGTGTATAAAATGTATtggtgctggggccggagagatagcatggaggtaaggcgtttgcctttcatgcagaaggtcattggttcgaatcccggcgtcccatatggtcccccgtgcctgccaggagcaatttctgagcatggagccaggagtaacccctgagcactgccgggtgtgacccaaaaaccacaaaaaaaaaaaaaaatgtattggtgcgggcccggagagatagcacagtggcgtttgccttgcaagcagccgatccaggaccaaaggtggttggttcgaatcccggtgtcccatatggtcccccgtgcctgccaggagctatttctgagcagacagccaggaggaacccctgagcaccgccgggtgtggcccaaaaacaaaaacaaaaaaaaaaaatgtattggtgCATGCACATGTCACATGTGATGCCATGTATGCTGTGTTCCAGGTGGTGGTCCTGGGTGACTGCAAAGCCTGTCGAatgttctttttgtgtgtgttggggccacatctggcagcacttgggttactcctggctctgtgctcagaaatcgctcctggcaggcttgggggaccatatgggatgtctgtcccaggttggccacgtgcaagacaaatgtcctatcgttgctatggctctggctccaccGACAGCCATTCCTGGGGTCACCAGGACTGTCTGGTCCAGCCCAGGTGTGTTTGGGTGGGGGTCTGATACTTGTCTCTGCCCTGAGCCTGGTGTCGGTGCCCTGGCTCAAGCATGTCCACTCTGGCCTGCAGCCAGGCCCATTTGCTTACCCCACCCACTCTGGCCCACCCCTCTATCTTTCCTCCCCCGGGACATCCAGTCTACCCTGTCCTTCCCTCATTTGCCTCAGCCCTGCAGCATCCTGATGGGTTGCTCCTAGCTCCCAGTCTTGGGCCTACAGGGAGCCCCAGAGTATCCGTCCCAGGTGGTGTGGCCAAGAGGGGTCACAGCACCCTGGCTGCACAGGATGAGTCCTCTGTGCTGGGGGACACCTCAGCAGCTGAAGGGCCCCGACCCCGTGGCCAACACAGCCTGCGTGTTTCCCCATCATCCTTCAAGCGGTGCCGGGCTGGGAGATATGAGCAGGTCACGGTCCATGGCCTGTAGATCCTGCCATCAAGCAGGTGCAGTCTGGCCAGGTGTCCAGGTGGGCCCCCCCAGGTTGCCCCAAATCCTCGCCCCTCCCTACCCACACACCTTATCTGCACCCCTGCCTGCTCCCAGAACCTGCACTGGCCACCACCTGTCATGCTGCCTCTCCTCAGCCTAGTGGCCCTCCTGGTCCCTGGGAAACCGGCCCCCCTATGTCTCTCAAGGCAGCTCAGTGCCAGCGGGGACTATATGCTTGGGGGACTCTTCCCCCTGTGCTCCGCTGCTGACTCGTGTCCAGGTGACAGGACCCAGCCCCACGATGTCCCATGCCCCAGGTAGGCAGGTGCTCATGCAGGCTGGTGGGCGAGCGGGTAGGGGGCCCAGGCAGGCGGTGGTCTCTGCAGTCCTGTTGCTGCAGGGTCTCTGCCCTGGGCCTGCTCTGGGCGCTGGCGGTGATGATGGCCGTGGAGGAGATCAACAACAGCTCTACGCTGCTCCCGGGCCTGCGTCTCGGTCATGACCTCCTGGACACCGGCTCAGAGCCCGCGGCAGCCATGCAGCCCAGCCTTCGGCTCATGGCCCGGGCAGGCAGCTCCAGCGTGGCCGCTCACTGCGACTATGCACACTACCGGCCCCGCGTGCTGGCCGTCATCGGGCCCCACTCGTCAGAGCTCGCCCTGGTCACCGGCAAGCTCTTTGGCTTCTTCCTCGTGCCGCAGGTGAGCCCTGACTGCCCCAGGCTCCAACACTCACCAGTCCCGCCGAGGGTTCCCCCGAGTCTggagatgcccccccccccccatcaactGCAGGTCAGCTACGGCGCCAGCACCGACCGGCTGAGCCAGCGCGAGAACTTCCCGTCCTTCTTCCGCACGGTGCCCAGAGACCGCGTACAGGCCAGGGCGATGGTGGCCCTGCTTCACGCGCTGCGCTGGAACTGGGTGGCCGCCTTGGGCAGCGATGACGAGTATGGCCGGCAGGGCCTGAGC
This window of the Suncus etruscus isolate mSunEtr1 chromosome 6, mSunEtr1.pri.cur, whole genome shotgun sequence genome carries:
- the CPTP gene encoding ceramide-1-phosphate transfer protein, with translation MDGSKEDFNLQLILLTFKQCLNEEEEVLLDPYLEGWRGLVRFLNSLGAVFTFISKDLVAKLQIMDQLRASPQHDQYRSLQSMVAYELSHQLVDLTGTSRHPSSGCRTVLRLHRALCWLHLFLDKLRTSAPEASTAVLCTDSYNATLAAHHSWVIRRAVTLAFCVLPSRTAFLEAMNVGPPEQAVEMLGEVLPVIDRVFCVTQKLYEDNALLNLP